Proteins from a single region of Vicia villosa cultivar HV-30 ecotype Madison, WI unplaced genomic scaffold, Vvil1.0 ctg.006050F_1_1, whole genome shotgun sequence:
- the LOC131642902 gene encoding uncharacterized protein LOC131642902, with translation MDTSGEIKSKHYIADMMAGVIQEVGEENVIQVITDNAPVCKAAGMIIESSCPKVFWTPYIVHTLNLALKNICAAKNTERNEVVWTECNWITQIADDVSFVRNFIMNHSMRNVIFKQFSSFKLLDVFDTRFASVIVMLRRFKFLKRSLQSMVISEEWNSYREDDMEPIYNMVRVCDTDESTLHLVYEMWDSMIEKVKASIYRHEGKDLNDTSISPFYNVVYSILIDRWSKNCTPLHCLAHYLNPRYYSDEWLREDPNRVSPHEDEEICTQRNNCFRKLFTTVEERKKVKIEYANFSSKSNSFDSFYSIEDRWVLDPKSWRVMHGSPAPLFQKLVLKLLVQPSSSSCCEINWSTYSFIHSLKRNKLNPKRVEDLVYVHTNLRLLGRKCEEYKEGSTKMWDIGGDAWESFDGVGTLEVASLSLDDGEGGDDIDTIPIS, from the exons ATGGATACTTCAGGTGAAATTAAGAGTAAACACTATATAGCTGATATGATGGCTGGAGTTATACAAGAAGTAGGGGAAGAAAATGTGATCCAAGTTATAACAGATAATGCTCCTGTATGCAAAGCTGCAGGAATGATCATTGAAAGTTCATGTCCGAAAGTTTTTTGGACTCCTTATATTGTGCACACATTAAATCTTGCATTGAAGAACATATGTGCTGCCAAAAATACTGAAAGAAATGAGGTAGTATGGACTGAATGTAATTGGATTACTCAGATTGCTGATGATGTTTCTTTTGTTAGAAATTTTATCATGAACCACTCTATGAGAAatgtcatttttaaacaattctcaTCTTTCAAATTACTTGATGTTTTTGACACACGTTTTGCATCTGTCATTGTAATGTTAAGAAGATTTAAATTCTTGAAGCGTTCTTTGCAATCAATGGTTATTAGTGAAGAATGGAATTCTTATAGAGAGGATGACATGG AGCCTATTTATAATATGGTTAGAGTTTGTGATACCGATGAGTCCACACTTCATTTGGTATATGAGATGTGGGATTCTATGATAGAGAAGGTGAAGGCATCAATATATAGGCATGAAGGGAAAGATTTAAATGATACATCAATATCACCATTTTATAATGTTGTTTATTCGATACTAATTGATAGGTGGTCTAAGAATTGTACCCCTCTTCACTGTTTGGCTCACTATCTAAATCCAAG gtATTATAGTGATGAATGGCTTCGTGAGGATCCAAATAGAGTTTCTCCACACGAGGATGAAGAGATATGTACACAAAGAAATAATTGTTTTCGAAAATTGTTTACAACGGTTGAGGAAAGAAAAAAGGTTAAAATTGAATATGCTAATTTCTCATCAAAATCAAATAGTTTTGATTCTTTTTACTCTATTGAAGATAGATGGGTATTAGACCCCAAATCTTGGCGGGTTATGCATGGTTCTCCCGCTCCTCTTTTTCAAAAGCTTGTCTTGAAGCTTCTTGTGCAACCTAGCTCGTCATCTTGTTGTGAAATAAATTGGAGTACCTATTCATTCATCCACTCTTTAAAAAGAAACAAATTGAATCCTAAAAGAGTTGAAGACTTGGTTTATGTGCATACAAATTTGAGGTTGTTGGGTAGGAAATGTGAAGAATACAAAGAAGGGAGTACTAAGATGTGGGACATTGGTGGAGATGCATGGGAAAGTTTTGATGGTGTTGGAACTCTTGAAGTTGCATCATTGTCTCTTGATGATGGCGAAGGAGGAGACGACATTGATACTATACCAATATCTTAG
- the LOC131642903 gene encoding glucan 1,3-beta-glucosidase-like codes for WCLFIKEHWSTFIVEEDFKFIASNGLNAVRIPVGWWIASDPTPPWPYVGGSLHSLDSAFSWAQKYGLKIIIDLHAAPGSQNGFQHSSTRDGSQEWGKSDENIQQTVDVISFLTARYAKSPSLYAVELLNEPLSPGVTLEILNKYYKAGYDVVRKHSNTAYVVMSNILGPSEHKELFPLANGFTRSVIDVHYYNIFDDSFENMTAQQNIDFIYNNRSSDLNFITTSYGPLTFVGEWVSDWRVKNATKEDFQRFGKAQIDVFGRATFGWAYWAFKNANLHWSLEWMINNGYIKL; via the exons TGGTGTTTGTTTATTAAGGAGCATTGGAGCACTTTTATAGTTGAAGAGGATTTCAAGTTCATAGCTAGTAATGGATTAAATGCAGTTAGAATTCCAGTGGGTTGGTGGATAGCAAGTGACCCAACTCCACCATGGCCTTACGTTGGAGGTTCATTGCACTCACTAGACAGTGCTTTCTCATGGGCCCA AAAATATGGATTGAAAATCATTATTGATCTTCATGCTGCACCTGGTTCTCAAAATGGTTTTCAACATAGCTCGACAAGAGACGGATCACAAGAATGGGGAAAATCAGATGAAAACATCCAACAAACAGTTGATGTTATAAGTTTCCTAACTGCAAG GTATGCAAAAAGCCCTAGCCTATATGCAGTTGAGCTCTTAAACGAGCCACTGTCTCCTGGTGTGACACTAGAGATCTTGAACAAATATTATAAAGCTGGTTATGATGTGGTGCGGAAACACTCGAACACGGCTTATGTGGTTATGTCGAATATACTTGGACCATCAGAGCACAAGGAACTCTTTCCTCTTGCTAATGGTTTTACGCGGTCCGTGATTGATGTCCATTACTACAACATTTTTGATGATTCGTTCGAAAACATGACTGCCCAACAGAACATTGATTTTATTTACAACAACCGCTCATCAGATTTGAATTTTATTACAACATCATATGGTCCTCTTACTTTTGTTG GCGAATGGGTTTCTGATTGGCGAGTTAAGAATGCTACGAAAGAAGACTTCCAGAGATTTGGCAAGGCCCAAATTGATGTTTTCGGTCGAGCAACATTTGGTTGGGCTTACTGGGCTTTTAAGAATGCAAACCTGCATTGGAGCCTTGAGTGGATGATTAATAATGGTTACATAAAGCTTTAG